The genomic stretch gctcctggtgcaacaagtgcgagctggaaacaggaccccctcgagatagaaagggcccgtcctggaaatagagcctctggcctgtgggagcctcggactaaatcatgtttagtccgaggctcgtcctgctaaacaacccgtgggaaaaccagggcgtacaatatcATTACTCATATTCTAAACTAGTTAAATTATTTAGACTAATTGTTGGACATTTAAGAGCTACCATTACATGAGcgattataatatttaattttttgtcgtgggataaaaaaaaatcaagttttaacTTAACTCCTTATGAATTTAAACTTCATACATATGAAACTCTATCTTTATTTCCTTTCAATAtgtttcctttattttattttctcacGAGAAATGTTAAGGAGTTTTATTGGTGTCCAATACCACAAGCAAGTGACATATTGTTATTGCTAGAATTTAATATTGAGTCtcatatatttgaatttaataaggaTTATGTAATATCGTGAATCAAATTACGTAGTGTTGACTTAAAATATCAAATAATAACTATTGATGAAAGATTTTTTTTTGGACTTGATTCTAGTGTGTGATGTTTTTAGAAAGAGAGAGAAGATAAAAAGATAGTTAAGATTTTAacaaagaaaattaaaatatgagCTGGCAATATGATCCATGGTCCATACAAACAAACACTATCAAAACCACAATTCTCATCCCCATAATATAATCCACGTAGTTTTCAATATACAAAACAATACATGCATgcataaaacaaaaaacaaaaacaaaaaatcatGTACACGTGTCAATTATCTAATGGATCACATTGGTATATTCAACACCACAAATCAAACTTAAGGTACACAAACAATGGCTTCACATAAtttcaaaagaaacaagataaaGCCCCACACTCACACCCATTCAAAACCACACAATTTTCCCTCCTTCCAAACACAACCCAAGCAAATTCTTTCCATACTCTTCTCCTTATTAAAACCAATTAATTCACCTCTCTCATCAACAACAACTAAACACTTCAAATCTTTTATCTTCATAATATTGTTCACGTAAACTAAGCAATCATATACATGGGTTGCTCCTCCTCCAAACGAGTCGACGCCGCCGTCGTCGACGTCTACCGTCCGTCTCCGACGAGCTTCGCCGTCTTCGATATCAACTCCATCCACGAGCCTTGGATCGTTGTCGACTCCACCACCAATCACGAGAAGCCCACCCACGTTCCTGCCCAGATACTCGAGAAGCTCGGCTCGTTGGAAGCCGCCGAAGAACCAGCGCCGCCTCAGTCGTGGGAAGAGGTCAGCAAAGCCTTGGAAGACCTCAAGCCAACTCTTCAGCCCAAACCAATAACCCCAACCCCAGCTCCAGCTCCGGAGAAGCCTAACCCAGTTCAGCTAACGTCGTCGGCGAAGAACAGCCCTGTTCTCAAGAAGCCGAACCTCCCTAACAGTAAGTCCTTTCGCACACTAGAGGAGCTCGACGCCAAGCTCTCCCCCAAACCAACGGCATCGTTGAGGAAAACTGAGTCAAATAACCGGTTTGAGTCAAGAACTACTGAACTCGGTCCAATTCCCAGTACCGTAGCCGGCGCCGGCGGAGTACCAGTCAAGCCGGTGGTGAAGGAGAACCCGTTTATACTGAGAGACAGGttggagaaagagaaagaagggaagCAAGCCCTCATCGAGAAAATATTAGCGAGCAAGCGAGACCCGCTGAGCGAGTTCCCGGAGAAGTGTCCGCCGGGCGGAGCAGACTCGGTGGTGATATATACGACGTCGTTGCAAGGGGTTCGGAGGACGTACGAGGACTGTAACAGAGTGAGGGCAATATTGGAATTGCACAGGGTGGCGTACGACGAGCGTGACGTGGCGTTGCACGGCGGTTTCTTGGGTGAGCTGAAGGAGTTGTTGGCCGGCGAAGCGGAGATCGGAGTGCCCAGAGTTTTCGTCAAGGGAAGGTACGTGGGCGGAGCCCGAGAGATTGAGGAGCTGAACGATTCGGGTCGGTTGGGTCGGATCATAACCCGAACCGGAATAGAGAGAGGAATCGGGCGAATCGGGTGCTCCGGATGCGGTGGGGCCCGATTCGTGCCGTGTTTGGACTGTGGGGGGAGTTGTAAGGTGGTGGCGGATGTAGGGGATAAGGTGAGGTGCCCCAAGTGTAATGAGAATGGTTTGGTGCATTGTCCCATTTGTCTTTGagcttagttttttttattttttttttataaattaaatagaAAGTAGTAAAAATGGTATAATAGAGAGGGTTTTGAATTTTGATGTTGTGTGTTTgtggtggttttttttttttttttgggttttgaatagAAACCAAATGTGGTTCTTGTGGAGATTGATTGTAAAAAATATAGTGTGAATTATAAACACttcgaaaaaaaaaaactacatacaAGTTATAGTTTGTAGTTTTGTTGTACgtaaataaaatgaaataaaataagaaaatcgAGCTTAGATAtgatttcttttaataaatagttttaaataaaagtaaatattaaatttaaaatttgagaagaaaaaataaataaaaagggccCAACCGGGTTCGAACCGGTGACCTCTTGATCTGCAGTCAAATGCTCTACCACTGAGCTATGGACCCATTTGAAAGTACTGCTACAAATTGTAATATTTAATGTATAAATGTGTTTTAATATGCATGGTCATTAATGGTTTGTAGATCGAACAAGACTTGGTTCCATaatccattttatttattttttcttcttctttgtttttcataattatttactTGTTTTTTCCCCTTTTAGAATGGAaagtcaaatttttaattaatatcttTCAAATTCGCTTTAGAAAACCACATAAGAACAATTGCAGTGACGAATCTTAAATAAAAGTTTGTTGACTAAGACCCTAACAGGCAACGTGGTCAACTATTGGAGACTTTGATTGCCTTAACAAAATTAAGGCACCgtgctttcctttttttttttttaattgtacatatatatatataaatgtaatatttcacatatataaaaatttattacCATTTTTTATAACTGTTTGTcacacaatttttttattattattttttctataaatactcatttatttcatttaattttCACACCATTGCATACACTATTCTTCCAAATTATCAATATCATAAAATTTATTTTCTTACTAATGGGTTCCCAAAATTCTCCAAATACTAACTCTTAAaatctaaatttttaatattctcaagtttttcaaaattcatcattTTCTCCACATACTAaccccaaaatccaaattttcaatattctcatttCATCATTTGGAAAtcattttaattagtattttttaattatgttggattgattaattatgattatgtcattttataaGCTCCTCTAAATTTTGTCTAATTTAAATttcatgtaatatttatttatattaatatatgaatttaaaaaatttagtgtgacaatatttataattacaaaataatatattaaataataatgcgTGGGACTATAGTTGATAATTTTTGGGGTGGCTTAACATTGAAGTATTTTTATGAAAAAGTTGTCAAAAATGATGTGGataagagaaaaaataaaaaaatatatttttggatgATTTGTACATTGTAAACAACTAATGGGGTAATTAGCATTAGAGTTGCTCTTATACCTACAAGTTAATTGTTATATAAAGCAGCACATGAATTGAGAGTAACATTTGTTTTTAAATCACAACTAAACAAATAGGCTACCCTAAAAACCCAAAATATGtctttggattttttttatttttaaatatatggtTTCCTCATAAATCTTTTACATAAATatgaatttttataaaaaatttcttaaaatcTTAATTGAATGCACAAGAATATAGAAGAATAAAGAACGAAAACCTTCTCGTAGTTTACAAAATgaaaaacacaataaaaataGAATATAGTAAATAAGAAAATATGAAGAGATAAGAAGCTAATAGTAACATATAggtcttttatttgaaaataagaaGAGAGAATAAGTTAACGGTAGCAGAGAAGAAGTTAAAAATAGAATATAGTAAATAAGAATATTTGAAaataagaagagagaaaaagtggAGATCGACATGAAAGTTATTaggattttattttaaaattattattattattattatggtagaATATTTGAATTTCAATGGAACCCTTTCTTTTTTGGTTTTCGAAGCAAATAAGTGCAAGTTTGAAGTGGTAGGGAAAGCAAATTGAGACTGGAGTATACCTTGAACCATGTTCTTTTTACCAAGCTATTTTGAGttcaaatatttatttgataattatgaagTTAAAAGTAACGGCGAGACGAGTCGTTTATCATTATGATAGGTGTCAAGTGAAAGTGCAGTGATGTATGCATTTGAGGCATTCTAATAGACCAGTGGATTTGAACCTTGTTTCTACATGACTAGATCAATTTGATCAGGCACTCGCCATTTATTTTCATTGTTCCACTCTTTGACAACACGAAAAAAACCATTGTTCAACTCTTTGATAACATGAAAAAACCAAAAGCTCGGCCCTCCCTCTCTATCTATCCAAGGGATGGAAGGGCAGAGGCCTTTGGTGTCCCTTCCAGTTAAGAATTGGGGTGGGACCTCACAATCACTAGCCAATATGCTTTTCTCTCATGTCTTTCTTCGTACTTTTAATAATATGGTAACTTAGTAACGAagacaacaataaaaaatatattaattaaattatatgatACTTTATAAAACTCAATAGTTGTATGGATAGTTTATAGAGTAGTAAAATAACTAAAGTACTAATTTTGAGTGAGAAACAAgcatataaattatatttttatgaagaaacttaattatataaaaaaaactatatagagattatatattatatataaagatgtcatttatatgttttaaaaataaaaaataaatttgtttgACTAAAAATAATGTTTTCATACTATTCTCTGACGATTGAGGTTTGGGAAGTTAGGAAATTTTTGTTGTTGATAAAAATGAATGTCAAAtcattttgtcttttaatttttGCAAGTTTAATGATTTTTCTAATGTCACTTTGGACTTAGTCTTCAATTGCCTCTAAATAGTAAATAGAAAAAGTGTTCTCCTATTAACACttcataaaattattaaatgGCATCTAAATAATAAAAgtgttttttatatatataaatcttatttaattttgttacgaatttgatattttattcaaatattactcaataacatgactatttatttatttgtttaccCTTAACAAATACtctttgaaatttttaaaattttattataagtAAGTTGATTTATGACATTGATTAGTGAAACTgattataatatcataatattattaaatataattaatttatgttcaaaaaattataaatttacgaattttttttatttcttaagaaaatatattaccacactatatatttatattttgagatTTTACCAGCTTACTACCAATTTGGTTTTATAAATATCTAAATATTACTTTCTATTTAACAAATCGCTAcgaaaaacatacatataaacataattcaaataaaaaaattgataaaaattatGTTTAAACTTATATTTATGTAGTGAATTGTCATACACAAAATAATATTCAAGAGTGCAAGTTTATACTaaaacaaacaaatgtgtagtAAAGTAGTATAATCTCTTGACATTATGTAGTGAAGTATCTCCTTATATTATTTTTACATTCAATTATAATTGCAAAATTTTAATAAGTAACAATTTATTTCTCATAATCTACCATTTTTATTTCTTGTTTTATCATTAAAATGcaatctaaataaataaaaaataataattaaaatttcatCCATTCGCCACTCTTTCTAGTATAAAGATTATCTTGTTTAAAATATATAgaagaattctcctatagggacttcactttaaaccctatcggtagggctctcagtatttacaacccgtgaacagttttcggtgtaatttttttttatgatcgtgtatattgtagctacttagagcatcctgcaaattttcagaaaattcagaatagtttacagtaccgaaaactaggttcaaacatgttgcacgcgtgactaatttttttatgcgcgtggaaaacaacatgtttgaacctagttttcggtactgtaaactattcgcaattttctgaaaatttgcagtatgctctaaatagctacaatatatacggtcataaagcTTAAAGTGACACACCCTATAGAaaaattgtcaaaaaaaaaaaaaaaaatacacaaacgaaataataagataattattggAGTAACAAAGATAATCCTCGAAGAATAATTCACAAGAAACGATCAAAACTCTACTAGTTCAAGCCTACCATTCTAGAGTACTACAAGTGAATCGGACATAGTCAGTCAACAACTCCAATAGTCCACAATTAGGATTGAATAAATCTGGCAAGAGTTTCAATATCAACCATTGATAAAAGTCTCGGCAAGATGTCTATTTTTAAAAGTAATTTTGTATtagttttaatattattttacaaaataattttttataatttaaaaaattaatcaaaaatttagattattagtcaaaaaaatttaataacgggtaaaaaaaaattagagaactGATCGAAATTttttaaaagttagataaatttTAAACGAAAATTATCAAAAATAGACAAGAACACAAAAtaacttacaaaaaaaataaaataaagttcatTTTCACCCATTTCTATAAAATCACCTTTGAAACATTCAAGTACATTATTACAAGCAATATGAATACGTAAAATTATATGTTGACAAGGACAAGGCAACCCCAAAGTCACTATTCTAAGATTAAAGTCACAATAGTAGATGAACCAACTACATTGAAATTAGTGTTCGTTCTTCCCAACCAACTTAAAGACTTCAAAAATTCTGGATTGTAAGAACAGTGATGATCTaatttcagaaagaaaaaaaaaaaaagcatttcaAAGCCTCGATTATCATCATTTAGAAAACACCTCAACAAGGTTGTTTGTATGATTTCAAACCTTATTCATACATAAAAGTAAAACACTCGACATACTTTAAAAAATTCTAGTTTGAAAGAAAATTTGATCTATAAGCATTTCAAAGCCTTATTTATCATTTAGAAAACAACTCAACAAGGTTGTTTGTTTGATTCAAACCCTTTTCATACATAAAACACTCGATATACTATTATTATTGTTCATAAACTTATCTTCGTTTTGATCACTTAATACTTATTTATACACACtgtaaaaagaacaaaaaagggcAACCATCATAAGCCTCTTCTACAAGTAGGATtatacataatcatatagggtgcATTTTTAGTCATCATTTCACCACCCTTGAAACACATAATTCCCTTCTCAAACTCTCTATACTTTCCCCATATACCGATTTTAAACATAACTATATATCTTCCTGTAGATTTCCATTTCCTCAACTCTTTTCCtttgtttcttcttcttctgtaaCTAGTATTTGTATCTATAGCTCCTGTATAATGTGTTTCTGTTCAAGACTCTTGATCTCCAAATATATCCAAGAGAGAGAGTGCCTGCAAAGTCAGACAAGAACAATCAGAATTTGGCCCAACTGGGTATGAATATAAGAGCATGCCTAGTCTTGTTCTTTAAGTATCCGATAAGGtgattatttagttaattaattaccTCAGGCACGTTTAGTTCAAGGCGGAATTTAGGTCCATCATAATGATGAAGAATTGGCCTGAAAGAATCCTCCTCCAGTGGTTCACAGATTTTCCTTGTAATAACTCGAACCTAAGTgattaaaaaaaaggaaaaagttagagcaaAAGCAAAAACAAAGCTAGAGCCAAGCTCTCCAGAAGCTTATAAGAGAATCATGAACAGAAATTCAGAATCATATTCATCGAATATGATTTCATCAATCAGCATAGATTGATCCAatgatgtaatatatatatatacctgagCAGGAAAACGTGATTCCCCAGCAGATTTCTTGTCCTCCCAAGCAGTGGGATCAATGTTACTCCCACCAAAACTAGCAGCCTGTGAATACAAAATCACAGTTCACAATTATTAACAACAGTGTCTCAAAATCATATGTTTATTATGGGGTTTAAAGCAATCTTGGAAAAGACAATTCAGTACAAACCTCAAAAATTCCATGGAGTTGGTGAGTGGAGTAgttgtagaggaaaagaggcaaCCCCGGAGTTATTGCACGAACTGAATCCCTGTAACGAGGAGGCAAACCTGTTTGGACACAAAATCATTAGACAAAATGAATACAATCCCAATTGTTTGAGTGAGACTATGATTCAAATTATGACAGAATCAACATACCAAAAAGCTGTCTTTTGAGGTTCTCCTGCATGGTATCGTTGTTGCAGACAAAGATGTAGCCACCAACAGTTTCATTTCTAGGCAGAGATTCTGATGGTGGAAGAGTCTTGAACCTCTTATCAGTACCGTTCTTTCCTTCTTTGTTATCATTATTACTATCACCATTGTTGTTGTTATTCTTCTTGTTACTGTTCTTCTTCCCACCCTTAACTCCTACATGGTCATCATTTTTCTTATGGCTCTTCATACCCATACCCATACCCATACCAATATCATTATAAATGTTGTGATTCAACGACTTTGAATAAATCCCTTTGTTGAACCCTCCATTGATCCCAATATTCTTCTGAGGAAGCCCACCAAGATGTGGCCCTGCTGGTGAAGACGAACCCGTCTTCCACCCATCGTTAACGAACCCATTGAAGTGGTCAGAAGAAGCTTTGGACTTGTAACTGTTGTTGAGGTTGATATTgctgttgttgctgctgttgttgttgttgttccagACATCGTTAGAGAACCCATTAAACTCAGGCCCATTTTGCTTGAAACTGTTCCAACCATCGTTGTTGAAACCGGTCGAACCAGAAGACCCATTTAGGTTCAAACCGCTTGGAGAGTTGAGATCACCGCCGACCCTTATATCAAAATTCCTTCTTTCTCCGGTCCTCTTCGTCCCATACGAGCTACCCCAGATCGAATCGTTGATCGAGAGGTTGGCGAGGTTAGAAGTCTGGTGACGAAGCTGATCACTGAATTGCAGAAACTGGTTGTTGTTATTTTCCATCTTTAACGACAAAAACCCACCTCGAATTCAGTATGAAAATTGCAAAATCGAATCTGGGTATTGCAGAAAAATCAAAAAGATTAAAACTTTATCAATTATGTGTAAAAATGTTTTAGAGAAGAAAGAAGGGGTAGAAGGAGAAGTGAGTATTTGGAAATGAAAACAATGAATGGCGTTGGGGAGTGTTAAATAAAGGTTTTGAGATTTGAGACTACGAAAAAGGCCGAAATTTCGAGGAAGGAGAATGAGAATTGCGTGTGGATTTGTCAAAGGAGATTATGAAAGTTGAGATATTTACTCCAAATAGCCCCTCAAGTATCACGTTATTGCTATTTGGTCCCATAATTGTTAAACTTCACAATTAATCACTTGACATATTTTATTCCTTTTAATTAACTCTAACTGACCAAATGACCAATGTTCAATTTTTCATAAAACAAAATACATATGGGAAAGTTTGGCCAAATTTGATCATTGCTATAATGTAATATGGTACCCAATGCAATGTAATTAagtattaaattatatatattatatttaaaattaatttatgtaTAAAGAATTGTAATACTTACACTATGAGTATCCTTTAGTAATACTTAAATTATTTTGTCtcaaattttttctttttatgcatGTATTTCCACTTCGAAATAAATCACATGTTGCATGGTGTAGTAGTAGAAATGTCTTTATTGAATCCTTCTTTGTTTGGGTAAAAGGGTTCGAATCCCACCACCGCTTTTCTTAGGAGCAAC from Humulus lupulus chromosome 5, drHumLupu1.1, whole genome shotgun sequence encodes the following:
- the LOC133778629 gene encoding uncharacterized protein At3g28850; amino-acid sequence: MGCSSSKRVDAAVVDVYRPSPTSFAVFDINSIHEPWIVVDSTTNHEKPTHVPAQILEKLGSLEAAEEPAPPQSWEEVSKALEDLKPTLQPKPITPTPAPAPEKPNPVQLTSSAKNSPVLKKPNLPNSKSFRTLEELDAKLSPKPTASLRKTESNNRFESRTTELGPIPSTVAGAGGVPVKPVVKENPFILRDRLEKEKEGKQALIEKILASKRDPLSEFPEKCPPGGADSVVIYTTSLQGVRRTYEDCNRVRAILELHRVAYDERDVALHGGFLGELKELLAGEAEIGVPRVFVKGRYVGGAREIEELNDSGRLGRIITRTGIERGIGRIGCSGCGGARFVPCLDCGGSCKVVADVGDKVRCPKCNENGLVHCPICL
- the LOC133778630 gene encoding DCD domain-containing protein NRP-B, which produces MENNNNQFLQFSDQLRHQTSNLANLSINDSIWGSSYGTKRTGERRNFDIRVGGDLNSPSGLNLNGSSGSTGFNNDGWNSFKQNGPEFNGFSNDVWNNNNNSSNNSNINLNNSYKSKASSDHFNGFVNDGWKTGSSSPAGPHLGGLPQKNIGINGGFNKGIYSKSLNHNIYNDIGMGMGMGMKSHKKNDDHVGVKGGKKNSNKKNNNNNGDSNNDNKEGKNGTDKRFKTLPPSESLPRNETVGGYIFVCNNDTMQENLKRQLFGLPPRYRDSVRAITPGLPLFLYNYSTHQLHGIFEAASFGGSNIDPTAWEDKKSAGESRFPAQVRVITRKICEPLEEDSFRPILHHYDGPKFRLELNVPEALSLLDIFGDQES